In a genomic window of Azospirillum lipoferum 4B:
- a CDS encoding LysR family transcriptional regulator codes for MADFNWNDLRFFLAVARAGTLTTAAQRLRADHTTVSRRISALEDALRVTLFERRPSGFTLTPQGERLKQTAEVMESAAFLAQGMVADGDLALAGAVRIGAPDGFGSCFLAPRIGALCERHPELEVQLVAMPRVFSLSKREADIAISLSRPQEGRLYARKLTDYRLGLYGTAAYLDSRPAIRSRADLRGQSFIGYIDDLIFAPELDYVETIGEVVPRIKSSSLVAQLKATQAGAGLCMLPAFIAGGEPDLVPVLPEELTITRSFWLIVHEDLRSLARISMTADYIADLVRREQALFLPPPAA; via the coding sequence ATGGCCGATTTCAACTGGAACGACCTGCGATTCTTCCTGGCGGTGGCCCGCGCCGGCACACTGACCACGGCGGCCCAGCGCCTGCGGGCCGACCACACCACGGTCAGCCGCCGCATCTCGGCGCTGGAGGATGCGCTGCGCGTCACCCTGTTCGAACGGCGGCCCAGCGGATTCACGCTGACGCCGCAGGGCGAGCGGCTGAAGCAGACCGCCGAGGTGATGGAGAGTGCCGCCTTCCTCGCCCAGGGCATGGTGGCGGATGGCGATCTGGCGCTTGCCGGCGCGGTGCGCATCGGGGCGCCCGACGGCTTCGGCAGCTGTTTCCTGGCGCCGCGCATCGGTGCCTTGTGCGAACGGCATCCGGAGCTGGAGGTGCAGCTGGTCGCCATGCCGCGCGTCTTCAGCCTGTCGAAGCGCGAGGCCGACATCGCCATCAGCCTGTCGCGCCCGCAGGAAGGGCGGCTCTATGCGCGGAAACTGACCGATTACCGGCTGGGGCTGTACGGCACCGCGGCCTATCTGGACAGCCGGCCAGCGATCCGCAGCCGCGCCGACCTGCGCGGCCAGTCCTTCATCGGCTATATCGACGACCTGATCTTCGCCCCCGAACTGGACTATGTCGAGACCATCGGGGAGGTGGTGCCGCGGATCAAGAGCAGCAGCCTCGTCGCCCAGTTGAAGGCGACGCAGGCGGGCGCCGGCCTGTGCATGCTGCCGGCCTTCATCGCCGGCGGTGAGCCCGATCTGGTGCCGGTCCTGCCGGAGGAACTGACGATCACCCGGTCCTTCTGGCTGATCGTGCACGAGGATCTGCGGTCGCTGGCGCGGATATCCATGACCGCCGACTACATCGCCGATCTGGTCCGGCGGGAGCAGGCGCTGTTCCTGCCCCCGCCGGCCGCATAG